A genomic window from Sorex araneus isolate mSorAra2 chromosome 2, mSorAra2.pri, whole genome shotgun sequence includes:
- the LOC129401893 gene encoding elongin-A-like has translation MQPEGQARPAPDATLDKLQAQLALLPRPAKLLKALTRLSALPPTAALLDDSRLSKALRRLRDYQQPAALAARLLDRWSPLLDAPAPAEAGTASPSKSRGRKRSREARAGGNCGQQEPTAPRADTPDAAEPAPQGPPRTVPPLRIKLTRLPSGARAAGTPTRCPRGHADSESQAPARLSREECLDYQPPPRKKQRTKSAQAGQEPRTQHAQGSGGGDDDDDDDDDDHWALESADGPPARPEDPRPSTREDPQLAAALSDSLACRPDPAPAPGDAGEAPLPHWDWGSFGQPSPPRQHEPDLAPCRVNAKTRVFAGSKRAHGPAVPSLRQLCTRLLQNHLDAIGPLPPASYSLLQPVLRSCSPDQLYRIETCNPGLVPHADHLWKAHCAQKFPTDTPRPGESWRDAYLRLQLAREQRLQALTLNFRSARLTKLQDARTKIVVFHGPTAKPFPLPKTPHVDPEEAIRHETEPHSAPAPTACQPEPRTNAPTSLPPAGLPEATSANPGPAASQRTQAFAKRKPNKPMPRLMAKSIKDFRTLLSRR, from the coding sequence ATGcagccagaaggccaggcccgcCCGGCGCCGGACGCCACCCTGGACAAGCTGCAAGCTCAGCTGGCCCTCCTGCCCAGACCCGCCAAGCTCCTCAAGGCGCTGACCAGGCTCTCCGCGCTGCCGCCCACCGCCGCTCTCCTGGACGACTCCCGCCTCAGCAAGGCCCTCAGGCGCCTGCGCGACTACCAGCAGCCGGCCGCTCTGGCCGCACGCTTGCTGGACCGCTGGAGTCCGCTCCTGGACGCTCCGGCCCCAGCCGAAGCCGGCACCGCCAGCCCAAGCAAGAGCCGGGGCCGGAAGCGCTCCAGGGAGGCCCGAGCGGGAGGAAACTGCGGCCAGCAAGAGCCCACGGCCCCACGCGCGGACACACCGGACGCCGCAGAACCCGcgccccagggacccccgaggACCGTGCCtccgctgaggatcaaactcacacGCCTTCCTTCGGGGGCGAGGGCAGCGGGgacccccacccgctgcccccgCGGGCACGCAGACAGCGAGTCCCAGGCCCCCGCACGCCTGTCTCGGGAGGAGTGTCTCGACTACCAACCGCCACCCAGGAAAAAGCAAAGGACCAAGAGCGCACAGGCGGGGCAGGAGCCCCGCACCCAGCACGCTCAAGGGAGCGGGGGAggcgacgacgacgacgacgacgacgacgacgaccaCTGGGCCTTGGAGTCAGCCGacgggcccccagcccgcccagaGGACCCGCGGCCTTCCACACGCGAAGACCCCCAGCTGGCAGCggccctctcggacagcctggcctgCCGGCCAGACCCCGCTCCCGCTCCGGGAGACGCGGGGGAGGCCCCGCTCCCGCACTGGGACTGGGGGTCCTTCGGGCAGCCTTCGCCCCCACGCCAGCACGAACCGGACTTGGCCCCGTGCAGAGTCAACGCCAAGACCCGCGTGTTCGCGGGCTCCAAGCGAGCCCACGGCCCCGCCGTGCCCAGCCTGCGCCAGCTCTGCACGCGCCTCCTGCAGAATCACCTGGATGCCATCGGCCCGCTGCCGCCCGCCTCCTACTCTCTTCTCCAGCCCGTCCTGCGCAGCTGCTCGCCGGATCAACTCTACCGCATCGAGACCTGCAACCCGGGCCTCGTGCCCCACGCAGACCACCTCTGGAAGGCTCACTGTGCCCAGAAATTTCCCACGGACACGCCGAGACCGGGGGAATCCTGGCGCGACGCCTACCTGAGGCTTCAGCTGGCCAGAGAGCAGCGCCTCCAAGCTCTCACCCTCAATTTCCGCTCGGCCCGCCTCACCAAGTTGCAAGACGCCCGCACCAAGATCGTGGTCTTCCACGGCCCAACCGCAAAGCCCTTCCCACTACCGAAGACGCCCCACGTGGACCCCGAAGAAGCCATTCGGCACGAGACCGAGCcccactcagccccagcccccaccgcctGCCAGCCAGAGCCCCGCACCAacgcccccacctcccttcctccgGCGGGCCTGCCCGAGGCCACCTCGGCCAACCCAGGCCCTGCCGCTTCCCAACGCACGCAGGCCTTCGCCAAACGCAAACCCAACAAGCCAATGCCCCGCCTGATGGCCAAGTCCATCAAAGACTTCAGGACATTGCTCTCCCGGCGCTAA
- the LOC129401892 gene encoding elongin-A-like translates to MQPEGQARPAPDATLDKLQAQLALLPRPAKLLKALTRLSALPPTAALLDDSRLSKALRRLRDYQQPAALAARLLDRWSPLLDAPAPAEASTASPSKSRGRKRSREARAGGNCGQQEPTAPRADTPDAAEPAPQGPPRTVPPLRIKLTRLPSGARAAGTPTRCPRGHADSESQAPARLSWEECLDYQPPPRKKQRTKSAQAGQEPRTQHAQGSGGGDDDHDDDEDDDHWALESADGPPARPEDPRPSTREDPQLATALSDSLACRPDPAPAPGDAGEAPLPHWDWGSFGQPSPPRQHEPDLAPCRVNAKTRVFAGSKRAHGPAVPSLRQLCTRLLQNHLDAIGPLPPASYSLLQPVLRSCSPDQLYRIETCNPGLVPHADHLWKAHCAQKFPTDTPRPGESWRDAYLRLQLAREQRLQALTLNFRSARLTKLQDARTKIVVFHGPTAKPFPLPKSPHVDPEEAIRHEAQPHSAPAPTACKPEPRTNAPTSLPPAGLPEATSANAGPAASQRTQAFAKRKPNKPMPRLMAKSIKDFRTLLSRR, encoded by the coding sequence ATGcagccagaaggccaggcccgcCCGGCGCCGGACGCCACCCTGGACAAGCTGCAAGCTCAGCTGGCCCTCCTGCCCAGACCCGCCAAGCTCCTCAAGGCGCTGACCAGGCTCTCCGCGCTGCCGCCCACCGCCGCTCTCCTGGACGACTCCCGCCTCAGCAAGGCCCTCAGGCGCCTGCGCGACTACCAGCAGCCGGCCGCTCTGGCCGCACGCTTGCTGGACCGCTGGAGTCCGCTCCTGGACGCTCCGGCCCCAGCCGAAGCCAGCACCGCCAGCCCAAGCAAGAGCCGCGGCCGGAAGCGCTCCAGGGAGGCCCGAGCGGGAGGAAACTGCGGCCAGCAAGAGCCCACGGCCCCACGCGCGGACACACCGGACGCCGCAGAACCCGcgccccagggacccccgaggACCGTGCCtccgctgaggatcaaactcacacGCCTTCCTTCGGGGGCGAGAGCAGCGGGgacccccacccgctgcccccgCGGGCACGCAGACAGCGAGTCCCAGGCCCCCGCACGCCTGTCTTGGGAGGAGTGTCTCGACTACCAACCGCCACCCAGGAAAAAGCAAAGGACCAAGAGCGCACAGGCGGGGCAGGAGCCCCGCACCCAGCACGCTCAAGGGAGCGGGGGAGGCGACGACGACCACGACGACGACGAGGACGACGACCACTGGGCCTTGGAGTCAGCCGacgggcccccagcccgcccagaGGACCCGCGGCCTTCCACACGCGAAGACCCTCAGCTGGCAACggccctctcggacagcctggcctgCCGGCCAGACCCCGCTCCCGCTCCGGGAGACGCGGGGGAGGCCCCGCTCCCGCACTGGGACTGGGGGTCCTTCGGGCAGCCTTCGCCCCCACGCCAGCACGAACCGGACTTGGCCCCGTGCAGAGTCAACGCCAAGACCCGCGTGTTCGCGGGCTCCAAGCGAGCCCACGGCCCCGCCGTGCCCAGCCTGCGCCAGCTCTGCACGCGCCTCCTGCAGAATCACCTGGATGCCATCGGCCCGCTGCCGCCCGCCTCCTACTCTCTTCTCCAGCCCGTCCTGCGCAGCTGCTCGCCGGATCAACTCTACCGCATCGAGACCTGCAACCCGGGCCTCGTGCCCCACGCAGACCACCTCTGGAAGGCTCACTGTGCCCAGAAATTTCCCACGGACACGCCGAGACCGGGGGAATCCTGGCGCGACGCCTACCTGAGGCTTCAGCTGGCCAGAGAGCAGCGCCTCCAAGCTCTCACCCTCAATTTCCGCTCGGCCCGCCTCACCAAGTTGCAAGACGCCCGCACCAAGATCGTGGTCTTCCACGGCCCAACCGCAAAGCCCTTCCCACTACCGAAGTCGCCCCACGTGGACCCCGAAGAAGCCATTCGGCACGAGGCCCAGCcccactcagccccagcccccaccgcctGCAAGCCAGAGCCCCGCACCAacgcccccacctcccttcctccgGCGGGCCTGCCCGAGGCCACCTCGGCCAACGCAGGCCCTGCCGCTTCCCAACGCACGCAGGCCTTCGCCAAACGCAAACCCAACAAGCCAATGCCCCGCCTGATGGCCAAGTCCATCAAAGACTTCAGGACATTGCTCTCCCGGCGCTAA